One genomic segment of Paenibacillus durus includes these proteins:
- a CDS encoding CRISPR-associated helicase/endonuclease Cas3, whose product MEYIAHIRQKDKKIQTVGEHQKEVQVGCEHYGAKIGVSHLAGLAGMLHDIGKNTNEFNMYLVNAVYHPQAAPRKGSVDHSTAGGRLLHQRYHKGEGALIDNLAAEWIGNCIISHHQGLRDFLSPQLDSPYLKRVEQKELDEYDRAVAAFYEQVPADELDRYFEQAIVELEHALTTMRESKLPRITLALLIKYIFSCLIDADRTNTRDFEADEHTDWIKDHHPFFLESYNRLLAKIAVLDEAKDADHPINCLRREMSRQCEEFALLPSGIYTLSIPTGGGKTLSSLRYALRHALETGKERIIYIVPFTTIIEQNAREIREILQNDDMVLEHHSNVADELDPDSDDYELEKEKLKLARDHWDRPIIFTTMVQFLNTFYAKGTRNARRLHQLSNTVLIFDEVQAVPYRCLSLFNAALNFLHTFGKSSIVLCTATQPALDDVRHKLHLSEQSEMIKNLSDVGRHFKRVELVDYTAECGASGWGAETLASFVRERMNEVNSVLVILNTKTAVRKLFAELEQAEWVEEGKVRLFHLSTNMCAAHRKDRLAQVIGALDPEANERVICVSTQLIEAGVNISFDCVIRSLSGLDSIAQAAGRCNRHGKDPLRQVYIIQSADENLNHLQEIKIGAEMTRKVLDDFRRKPELYENDLLSPSATKAYFKYYYHRIKDELDYPVPKLGGKKLFSLLGSNKDYYGAYENRYSDKLGLGSMQALATAEQYFEVIDNAATSIIVPYNAEARELIANLNGELDIRELGDLLRKAQQYVVNVYKHDLVKLDKSGELFPLLNGNVLALHDTAYSERFGVGTEGDGEWDLAMA is encoded by the coding sequence ATGGAATATATTGCCCATATCCGCCAAAAGGATAAAAAAATTCAGACGGTGGGGGAGCATCAGAAGGAAGTGCAAGTCGGCTGCGAGCACTATGGCGCGAAGATAGGGGTGTCCCATCTGGCCGGGTTAGCGGGAATGCTGCATGATATTGGAAAAAATACGAACGAGTTCAACATGTATCTTGTGAATGCAGTCTATCACCCGCAGGCCGCTCCCCGGAAAGGCTCAGTCGATCATTCAACGGCGGGTGGCAGGCTGCTGCATCAGCGCTATCACAAGGGCGAGGGAGCTTTAATTGACAACCTGGCGGCGGAATGGATCGGGAACTGTATTATTTCCCACCATCAAGGTTTGCGGGATTTCCTCAGTCCGCAATTGGATTCGCCTTATCTGAAACGGGTTGAGCAGAAGGAGCTTGATGAGTATGATCGGGCCGTCGCCGCCTTTTACGAGCAAGTGCCAGCCGATGAGCTTGACCGCTATTTCGAGCAGGCTATTGTGGAGCTGGAGCATGCCTTGACCACCATGCGAGAATCGAAGTTGCCGCGCATTACGCTTGCTTTACTCATCAAGTACATTTTTAGTTGCCTCATAGACGCCGATCGGACGAATACCCGGGATTTTGAAGCGGATGAGCATACAGATTGGATCAAGGATCATCATCCTTTTTTTCTGGAAAGTTATAATCGCCTGTTGGCGAAGATTGCCGTATTGGACGAGGCGAAGGATGCGGATCATCCAATTAATTGTTTAAGGCGGGAAATGTCCCGGCAATGTGAAGAGTTTGCGCTTTTACCATCAGGCATTTACACGCTCTCTATTCCGACAGGAGGGGGGAAGACGCTGTCCAGCTTACGTTATGCGCTACGACATGCCCTTGAGACGGGCAAGGAACGGATTATTTATATTGTGCCGTTTACGACGATCATTGAGCAGAATGCGAGAGAAATACGAGAAATCCTTCAGAATGATGATATGGTTCTGGAGCATCATTCCAATGTTGCGGATGAACTTGATCCTGACAGCGATGATTATGAGTTGGAAAAAGAAAAGCTGAAGCTTGCCAGGGACCACTGGGATCGACCGATTATTTTTACAACCATGGTACAGTTTCTGAACACCTTTTACGCCAAGGGGACCCGCAATGCACGGAGATTGCATCAACTGTCGAATACGGTGCTGATCTTTGATGAAGTACAGGCCGTTCCTTACCGCTGCCTTTCGCTGTTCAATGCGGCTCTCAACTTTCTCCACACCTTTGGGAAATCCAGTATTGTGCTATGCACGGCGACGCAACCGGCACTTGATGATGTCAGACATAAGCTGCATTTGTCCGAGCAGTCGGAGATGATCAAGAATTTGAGTGATGTGGGCCGTCATTTTAAAAGGGTGGAGTTAGTCGATTATACTGCCGAGTGTGGCGCTTCGGGATGGGGAGCGGAAACTTTGGCTTCCTTTGTTCGCGAGAGAATGAATGAGGTGAACAGCGTACTGGTCATTCTCAATACGAAGACCGCCGTGCGGAAGCTGTTCGCTGAGCTGGAACAGGCCGAATGGGTTGAAGAAGGGAAGGTGCGGCTGTTCCATTTAAGCACGAACATGTGCGCGGCGCATCGGAAGGACAGGCTGGCGCAGGTGATTGGGGCGCTTGATCCTGAAGCGAACGAACGGGTGATATGTGTCAGTACCCAGCTTATTGAGGCCGGAGTGAACATCAGCTTTGATTGCGTGATCCGCTCGCTCTCCGGGCTGGACTCGATTGCGCAGGCAGCGGGCAGATGCAACCGCCACGGGAAAGATCCGCTGCGTCAGGTATACATCATCCAATCTGCGGACGAGAACTTAAACCATTTGCAAGAAATCAAGATAGGAGCGGAAATGACACGTAAAGTACTGGACGACTTTCGGAGAAAGCCGGAACTTTATGAAAATGATTTATTATCCCCATCCGCGACGAAGGCTTATTTTAAATACTATTATCATCGAATTAAGGATGAACTGGATTATCCCGTTCCTAAGCTCGGAGGGAAGAAGCTGTTTAGTCTGCTGGGTTCCAACAAGGACTATTATGGTGCTTACGAGAACCGCTATAGTGACAAGCTTGGACTTGGGAGCATGCAAGCCTTGGCGACAGCGGAGCAATACTTCGAGGTTATTGACAATGCGGCAACTTCAATTATTGTCCCGTACAATGCAGAGGCGAGAGAGTTGATTGCCAATCTGAACGGGGAACTGGATATTCGGGAGCTTGGCGATTTGCTTCGGAAGGCGCAGCAGTATGTGGTCAATGTTTATAAGCATGATCTTGTTAAGCTCGATAAGAGCGGGGAACTGTTTCCACTGCTGAATGGTAATGTTCTGGCACTGCATGACACGGCTTACTCGGAGCGATTTGGCGTAGGGACAGAAGGGGACGGGGAGTGGGACTTGGCTATGGCATAA
- the cas5c gene encoding type I-C CRISPR-associated protein Cas5c produces the protein MRNQIEFEVYGKYGLFTDPLTKIGGEKFSYQIPTYQALKGIVESIYWKPTLIWIIDEVRVMNPIQTESKGIRPIEYGGGNTLSYYTYLKEPRYQVRAHFEFNPHREDLIQDRNEHKHHNIAKRAVQAGGRRDIFLGARECQGYVEPCEYGKGTGFYDEIAEIDFGIMVHGINYPDETGRKERETRLWRPKIEHGIIRYIRPEECTLLRKTGEGHIKSFGLADIQSVDELYADYFQGEERG, from the coding sequence ATGAGAAACCAGATCGAGTTCGAGGTTTACGGAAAATACGGATTGTTTACGGACCCGCTGACCAAGATTGGCGGGGAGAAGTTTAGCTATCAAATTCCGACCTATCAAGCGTTGAAGGGGATAGTAGAATCCATATATTGGAAGCCTACGCTTATTTGGATTATCGACGAGGTGCGGGTTATGAATCCGATACAGACGGAATCGAAAGGCATCCGTCCTATTGAGTACGGAGGAGGCAATACGCTTTCTTATTATACGTATCTCAAAGAACCGCGATATCAAGTCAGGGCACACTTTGAGTTTAACCCTCACCGTGAAGATTTGATTCAGGACCGCAACGAGCACAAGCATCATAACATCGCGAAGCGGGCGGTACAGGCGGGAGGCCGGCGGGATATTTTTCTGGGTGCGCGGGAATGTCAGGGTTATGTAGAGCCTTGCGAATATGGCAAGGGAACCGGCTTCTATGATGAGATCGCGGAGATTGACTTCGGCATTATGGTTCATGGCATCAACTATCCTGATGAAACGGGGCGGAAGGAACGGGAAACCCGGCTATGGCGTCCGAAGATAGAGCATGGCATCATCCGGTACATCCGGCCTGAAGAGTGTACGCTGCTCCGTAAGACCGGGGAGGGACACATCAAATCGTTCGGGCTAGCAGATATCCAGTCTGTCGATGAACTGTATGCCGATTATTTCCAAGGGGAGGAGAGGGGATGA
- the cas8c gene encoding type I-C CRISPR-associated protein Cas8c/Csd1 encodes MTWLADLYKTYENNAHLTGQFERKKNGREYALIPVSHTTQSSHIEVRLDMEGNLLQARVVEKEEASTIIPCTEASASRTSAPVPYPLFDKLVYVAGDYTRYYGEVKGTPHADYMKQLLAWCESPAAHPKVQSVYTYLNRGTLIADLVQREVLWLDEKGQLAAKWTPAMEQRYGEKKAIFKVIASDQSAAFIRFAVHVPGDPEDRLWRDRSVQEAFIRYNEMELAEQELCYVTGEYLPYADKHTSRIRNSGDKTKLISANDSLGFTYRGRFRSGREAAAVSYEVSQKGHNALKWLIDRQGVTIDGRVFLVWGVDNPDMSPPWEDGLDFYGEEEEDDTAGDAAHREFAGQFRRAIHGYRYNSDDYNSEVVIMVLDAATPGRLSIVYYRNLNKKLFFDRLDYWHATCRWLHRYRKNEQKETLSFTGAPATRDIAFAAYGPQASDKVVKVLLERMLPCIVDKRSVPLDIVRSAVNRASNPVGMEPWEWEKTLSIACALVKKTYEKEGFTVSLNAENEDRSYLFGRLLAIADVLERRALGKEEKRATNAVRYMNVFAQHPGRTWEIIQSNIQPYQAKMGTKDVIINYCNRMLDEVGSRLKLEDYNDDRLSGRYLLGFYSQRNELYKSREQREAEAGQTARTDENANNDGQGENE; translated from the coding sequence ATGACCTGGCTCGCCGATTTATACAAGACATACGAGAATAACGCGCATTTGACCGGGCAGTTTGAGAGAAAGAAGAACGGTCGGGAGTACGCGCTCATCCCTGTCTCGCACACCACACAAAGTTCACATATCGAGGTGCGGCTGGATATGGAGGGCAATCTGCTTCAGGCCAGGGTTGTGGAAAAAGAGGAAGCAAGCACAATTATTCCTTGTACGGAGGCATCTGCAAGTCGTACCAGCGCGCCGGTGCCGTACCCGCTGTTCGATAAGCTGGTTTATGTAGCCGGCGACTATACCCGTTATTACGGGGAAGTCAAAGGAACACCGCATGCGGACTATATGAAGCAATTGTTAGCCTGGTGCGAATCTCCCGCAGCTCATCCCAAAGTGCAAAGCGTATACACCTATTTAAACAGAGGAACCTTGATTGCGGATTTGGTGCAACGGGAGGTGCTTTGGCTTGACGAGAAGGGACAGCTGGCAGCGAAATGGACACCGGCTATGGAGCAGAGATACGGAGAGAAAAAAGCAATTTTCAAGGTCATCGCCTCCGATCAAAGCGCCGCCTTCATCCGGTTTGCCGTTCATGTCCCCGGTGATCCGGAAGATCGGTTGTGGCGAGACCGGTCTGTGCAGGAAGCCTTTATCCGCTATAACGAGATGGAACTGGCTGAACAGGAGCTGTGCTATGTAACTGGGGAATATTTGCCGTATGCGGACAAGCATACTTCACGTATCCGCAATTCCGGTGACAAAACGAAGCTGATCTCAGCCAACGATTCGCTAGGCTTTACCTATCGCGGACGGTTCCGTAGCGGAAGGGAAGCGGCGGCGGTCAGCTACGAAGTCTCTCAAAAAGGGCATAATGCCTTGAAATGGCTGATTGACCGCCAGGGCGTCACTATCGACGGGAGAGTGTTTCTGGTGTGGGGAGTGGATAACCCGGATATGTCTCCTCCTTGGGAAGACGGGCTGGACTTTTACGGCGAAGAGGAAGAAGACGATACAGCGGGCGACGCCGCGCATCGTGAATTTGCCGGACAGTTTCGGCGCGCGATTCACGGCTATCGTTATAATAGCGACGACTATAACTCTGAGGTTGTCATCATGGTACTGGATGCGGCGACGCCGGGACGATTATCCATTGTGTACTACCGGAATTTAAACAAGAAGCTATTTTTTGATCGTCTGGATTATTGGCATGCTACGTGCCGCTGGCTGCACCGTTATCGTAAGAACGAACAGAAGGAGACACTTTCGTTCACCGGCGCGCCAGCTACGCGGGATATCGCCTTCGCCGCTTACGGCCCGCAGGCGAGCGATAAAGTGGTCAAAGTGCTGCTTGAACGGATGCTGCCCTGTATCGTGGACAAGCGTTCCGTTCCGCTGGATATTGTTCGCAGTGCGGTGAACCGGGCCTCCAATCCGGTTGGCATGGAGCCTTGGGAATGGGAGAAGACGCTTAGCATTGCCTGCGCGCTGGTGAAGAAAACGTATGAGAAGGAGGGCTTTACTGTGAGCCTAAATGCAGAGAACGAGGACCGCAGTTATTTATTTGGACGATTGCTGGCAATCGCTGATGTGCTTGAGCGGCGTGCTCTCGGCAAGGAGGAGAAGCGGGCCACGAACGCGGTGAGATATATGAACGTCTTCGCGCAGCATCCGGGGCGGACATGGGAGATTATTCAGTCGAATATCCAGCCTTACCAGGCCAAAATGGGCACGAAGGATGTCATTATCAATTACTGCAATAGAATGCTGGATGAAGTGGGCTCCCGTCTGAAACTGGAGGATTACAATGATGATCGGCTTAGTGGACGATATTTGCTTGGATTTTACAGCCAGCGTAATGAATTGTACAAGAGCAGGGAGCAGAGGGAGGCCGAAGCCGGACAGACTGCCCGGACCGACGAGAACGCCAATAACGATGGACAAGGAGAGAATGAATAA
- the cas7c gene encoding type I-C CRISPR-associated protein Cas7/Csd2, protein MSTLDHKIDFAVVFSVHNANPNGDPLNGNRPRQNYDGYGEVSDVCIKRKIRNRLQDMGESILVQSDERRGDACRSIKERVEANAEVQEFAKGKKANNDLYAQAACNAWLDVRSFGQVFAFGGAEGSGSGVSIGVRGPVSIHTAVSIDPIDITSMQITKSVNATTPKDNPNKKSPDTMGMKHRVDFGVYVFYGSINTQLAGKTGFTYEDAEKIREALVTLFENDTSSARPDGSMEVHKVYWWEHKSGLGQYSSAKVHRSLQVHLNEGAAQPKSFENDYTCTLLPLDGLEVREYAGL, encoded by the coding sequence ATGAGCACGCTTGATCATAAAATTGATTTTGCCGTTGTATTTTCGGTTCATAATGCTAACCCGAACGGAGACCCGCTGAACGGCAATCGTCCCCGGCAGAACTATGATGGATACGGCGAGGTATCCGATGTTTGCATCAAGCGGAAAATCCGTAATCGTCTCCAGGACATGGGGGAGTCGATTCTCGTGCAATCCGATGAAAGACGAGGGGATGCCTGTCGCAGCATTAAAGAACGGGTAGAAGCCAACGCGGAGGTGCAGGAATTCGCCAAGGGAAAAAAAGCGAATAATGACCTGTACGCCCAAGCTGCCTGCAACGCATGGCTGGATGTGCGCAGCTTCGGTCAAGTGTTCGCTTTTGGCGGGGCGGAAGGCTCCGGCAGCGGCGTATCCATCGGGGTTCGCGGACCGGTTTCGATTCATACGGCGGTGAGCATCGACCCGATTGATATTACCAGCATGCAGATCACCAAGAGCGTCAATGCGACCACCCCCAAAGATAATCCGAACAAGAAAAGCCCAGATACGATGGGAATGAAGCACAGAGTGGACTTTGGTGTATATGTTTTTTACGGAAGCATTAATACGCAGCTGGCCGGGAAAACCGGGTTCACCTATGAGGATGCAGAGAAGATACGCGAGGCGCTGGTTACCCTGTTTGAAAATGATACTTCCTCGGCGCGTCCTGACGGCAGCATGGAAGTACATAAAGTCTACTGGTGGGAGCATAAGTCCGGCCTGGGGCAATATTCTTCTGCCAAGGTGCATCGTTCTCTTCAAGTTCATTTAAATGAAGGCGCTGCTCAGCCCAAATCCTTTGAGAATGATTACACCTGCACCCTTCTGCCGCTGGATGGACTGGAAGTGCGGGAATATGCCGGATTATAA
- the cas4 gene encoding CRISPR-associated protein Cas4 yields the protein MPDYNEDDYLLLSGIQHFNFCRRQWALIHVEQQWEENVRTLEGTYVHRIADQPLLREKRGNKLIVRALPVHSGTLGITGICDVVEFVRDPAGIPLSGEEGLYFPYPVEYKRGKPKKNDSDRSQLIAQLMCLEEMLACDLSLGYLYYNETKHRVEVPVTLSDREQVKAVLQEMHHYFTKKHTPKAKAGPHCQSCSLHNVCLPEMLKKRSVASYIESRLSE from the coding sequence ATGCCGGATTATAACGAAGACGATTATTTACTGCTCTCTGGGATTCAGCATTTCAACTTCTGCCGCAGACAGTGGGCGTTGATACATGTTGAACAACAATGGGAAGAGAATGTCCGCACGCTGGAAGGTACATACGTTCATCGAATTGCGGATCAACCTCTTCTTCGTGAAAAAAGAGGGAACAAACTGATCGTTCGCGCATTGCCCGTGCATTCCGGGACGCTGGGCATTACAGGGATATGCGACGTGGTGGAGTTTGTACGAGATCCGGCGGGAATACCGCTTTCGGGGGAGGAAGGCCTGTATTTTCCGTATCCGGTCGAATATAAACGGGGCAAGCCCAAGAAGAATGATTCGGACCGCTCCCAGTTGATTGCCCAACTGATGTGTCTAGAGGAAATGCTGGCCTGCGATCTTTCACTCGGCTATCTCTACTATAATGAAACCAAGCACCGGGTCGAAGTGCCCGTTACTCTGTCAGACCGTGAGCAAGTCAAGGCGGTTTTGCAGGAAATGCATCATTATTTTACGAAAAAGCACACACCGAAGGCAAAGGCAGGGCCGCACTGTCAAAGCTGCTCCCTGCATAACGTGTGCCTGCCGGAGATGTTGAAGAAGCGGTCCGTTGCCAGCTATATTGAAAGCAGGTTGAGCGAATGA
- the cas1c gene encoding type I-C CRISPR-associated endonuclease Cas1c, with amino-acid sequence MKKLLNTLFVTTPDTYLSLDGENIVIRREENILGRYPLHNLEAVCTFGYAGVSPALMGSCAERSIGLTFMTRNGRFLARVTGESRGNVVLRKEQYRISDAERRSALVARNFILGKIYNAKWILERATRDYALRLDIPRIKKVSAALSESMNLVHSVEDLDILRGVEGSAAVQYNSVFDDLILQQKEDFFFHGRNKRPPLDNVNALLSFAYTLLSNDVRSALESVGLDAYVGFLHRDRPGRASLALDMMEELRGVYADRFVLSLINKKLINSKGFYRKENGAVIMDDDTRKQVIKGWQERKQEKIIHPYLNEKISWGLVPYSQALLLARYIRGDLDEYPPFLWK; translated from the coding sequence ATGAAAAAACTGCTGAATACGTTATTTGTGACGACACCGGACACTTATCTGTCACTGGACGGTGAGAATATTGTCATCCGGCGGGAAGAGAATATCCTGGGGCGCTATCCTCTGCACAATCTGGAAGCTGTCTGCACATTTGGGTACGCGGGGGTAAGTCCGGCATTGATGGGTTCATGCGCTGAGCGCAGTATCGGCCTGACCTTTATGACCCGAAACGGGCGTTTCTTGGCCAGAGTGACCGGTGAGAGCAGAGGCAATGTGGTGCTCCGCAAGGAGCAGTACCGGATATCCGACGCTGAGCGCCGAAGTGCGCTGGTGGCGAGAAATTTTATTCTCGGCAAAATCTATAACGCCAAATGGATACTGGAGCGTGCCACGCGGGATTATGCACTGCGGCTGGATATTCCCCGGATCAAGAAGGTGTCGGCAGCTCTTTCCGAAAGCATGAATCTGGTTCATAGCGTGGAAGATCTGGATATTTTGCGAGGAGTGGAGGGTTCTGCGGCGGTTCAATATAATTCCGTGTTCGATGATTTGATTCTGCAGCAGAAAGAGGATTTCTTCTTCCATGGCCGAAATAAGCGACCTCCGCTGGACAATGTCAACGCACTGCTGTCCTTTGCGTATACTCTGCTATCGAATGATGTAAGGTCGGCGCTGGAGAGTGTAGGTCTTGATGCTTACGTTGGTTTTCTCCACAGGGACCGCCCGGGGCGGGCATCGCTTGCGCTGGATATGATGGAGGAACTGAGAGGCGTGTATGCGGATCGGTTTGTTCTATCCTTGATCAATAAAAAGCTTATCAATTCGAAGGGCTTTTATCGGAAAGAGAACGGCGCGGTCATTATGGACGATGACACCAGGAAGCAAGTGATTAAGGGTTGGCAGGAGCGAAAGCAGGAGAAAATCATTCATCCTTATCTAAACGAAAAAATCTCCTGGGGACTTGTGCCTTATTCACAAGCGCTGTTGCTGGCGAGATACATTCGGGGAGATCTGGATGAGTATCCTCCATTTTTGTGGAAGTAG
- the cas2 gene encoding CRISPR-associated endonuclease Cas2 has product MLVLITYDVSTKSAEGRRRLSQVAKKCLDYGQRVQNSVFECIVDTTQFRRLKFELEELIDEETDSLRFYNLGDKYKTKVEHIGAKSSYDMESPLII; this is encoded by the coding sequence GTGCTGGTCTTGATTACGTATGATGTAAGTACAAAAAGCGCGGAGGGCAGAAGACGTCTGTCGCAAGTCGCCAAGAAGTGTCTGGATTACGGTCAGAGGGTCCAAAACTCCGTATTCGAATGTATTGTGGATACGACGCAGTTCCGCCGGCTAAAGTTTGAACTGGAAGAACTGATCGACGAAGAGACAGACAGTCTGCGTTTCTATAACCTGGGAGACAAGTACAAAACCAAAGTCGAACACATCGGCGCAAAAAGCTCATATGACATGGAAAGCCCACTGATCATTTAA
- a CDS encoding DeoR/GlpR family DNA-binding transcription regulator, with the protein MLTEERHGMIIQRLQEKGVVKMQELAEMLGASESTVRRDLIDLESRNLLKRVHGGASLLPHKSQELGMEEKTSKNIQQKNSIASLAASQLLDGECIYLDAGTTTLAMISLIDAKGVTVVTNGLSHIEELVRKQIPSYLLGGMMKSHTKAVVGSIALQNLENFRFDKCFLGTNGVDAKMGYTTPDPEEALIKRRAHQLSGKTYVLADSSKFGEVAFAKLFDLQEAVVITDTVPERLRQSIASKTKIIEG; encoded by the coding sequence ATGCTAACCGAAGAACGCCACGGAATGATAATACAGCGCTTACAAGAAAAGGGCGTAGTCAAGATGCAGGAGCTGGCTGAAATGCTCGGGGCTTCGGAATCAACGGTAAGACGGGATTTAATTGATCTTGAGAGCCGTAATTTGCTGAAGAGAGTGCATGGCGGAGCTTCGCTGCTGCCTCATAAAAGCCAGGAGCTTGGCATGGAGGAGAAAACCTCCAAGAACATTCAGCAAAAAAATTCTATTGCCTCTCTGGCCGCTTCACAACTGCTTGATGGTGAATGTATTTATCTGGATGCGGGAACAACAACGTTAGCAATGATTTCCCTTATTGACGCTAAAGGTGTGACCGTCGTGACCAACGGCTTGTCGCATATTGAAGAGCTGGTGAGGAAGCAAATCCCTAGTTATCTTCTCGGCGGTATGATGAAGAGCCATACCAAAGCCGTAGTCGGAAGCATTGCGCTTCAGAATTTGGAGAACTTCCGTTTTGATAAATGCTTTCTGGGCACAAACGGTGTAGATGCCAAAATGGGGTATACAACGCCTGATCCCGAAGAAGCGCTGATTAAGAGGCGGGCTCACCAGTTATCCGGGAAAACCTATGTGCTTGCGGACTCCAGCAAATTTGGCGAGGTCGCTTTTGCCAAACTGTTCGACTTGCAGGAGGCTGTTGTGATAACGGATACCGTTCCGGAAAGGCTGCGCCAATCCATTGCAAGTAAAACCAAAATAATTGAGGGGTAA
- the pfkB gene encoding 1-phosphofructokinase — protein MIYTVTLNPSIDYIVEVEDLKLSDLNRMKRDLKLPGGKGINVSRVLDQLGVENTALGFLGGFTGRFIADKLREDSIKSDFVFVADDTRINIKLKHGEETEINGLGPVIRDEEAQQLLDKLSHLQQNDIVILSGSAPPSLGGDFYQKLIEACGQSGAEFVIDTTGKALMNALVHKPLLVKPNHHELAELYGVTINSMEEIITYGRKLLEEGAKHVLISMAGEGALLITEQEVYRATVPSGTVKNSVGAGDSMIAGFVGTLFLTGDPIEAFRAGVASGSATAFSDDLATKEEIERLRPQVQISKL, from the coding sequence ATGATCTATACTGTGACGCTTAACCCTTCCATCGATTACATCGTGGAGGTTGAAGATCTGAAGCTCAGCGACTTGAACCGGATGAAGCGGGATTTGAAGCTTCCTGGCGGCAAGGGGATTAACGTTTCCCGCGTGCTTGACCAACTGGGGGTAGAAAATACGGCTCTCGGATTTCTCGGAGGGTTCACCGGCCGGTTTATCGCGGACAAATTGCGTGAAGACTCGATCAAGAGTGATTTCGTATTCGTAGCGGATGACACCCGGATCAACATCAAGCTCAAACACGGGGAAGAGACGGAAATTAACGGCCTTGGTCCTGTAATCCGCGACGAGGAGGCGCAGCAGCTGCTGGACAAACTGTCCCATCTGCAGCAGAACGACATTGTCATTTTGTCCGGAAGCGCCCCGCCTTCTCTTGGAGGAGATTTCTATCAGAAGCTTATCGAGGCCTGTGGACAGTCCGGAGCGGAATTCGTCATCGATACAACCGGAAAGGCTCTGATGAATGCGTTGGTTCATAAGCCGCTGTTGGTAAAACCGAATCATCATGAGCTGGCTGAACTGTACGGCGTTACGATTAATTCTATGGAAGAGATCATTACGTACGGCCGCAAGCTGCTGGAAGAAGGCGCGAAGCATGTGCTGATTTCCATGGCCGGCGAAGGCGCTTTGCTCATTACCGAACAAGAGGTGTACCGCGCTACGGTGCCGTCCGGGACGGTGAAAAATTCAGTAGGCGCGGGAGATTCAATGATAGCCGGATTTGTCGGCACGCTGTTTCTTACGGGAGATCCGATTGAGGCTTTTCGTGCAGGAGTTGCCTCGGGAAGTGCCACTGCATTCTCCGACGACCTGGCAACGAAGGAGGAGATTGAGCGGCTCCGCCCGCAGGTTCAGATCAGCAAGCTGTAA